The Candidatus Mancarchaeum acidiphilum sequence GCTACTTATAATATCAGGTCTGGGTGTATTCTTGGGTGCACTCAGCCTTATAGCTGGTGAGGTAATGGAAGATAGAATGGACAAACTTACAGGAAGCATAGTGGGTATTCAGAAAAGGTTTTTTAAAAATCACATAGTCCTTATAGGAACGGATTCAGTAAATCTGGTATTAGCAGAAAACCTGAAGAAATTGAACAAGAACTTTATCATATTAAGTTCCGACAGCAATGAGGTTGACAAGCTTAAGAATCTCGGATACAAGGCATTTATGGTAGATGTGACATCAGAAGCGGAGCTCAAGAAATTCACTTTGGAAAAGGCTTTTGAAATAATAATAGACATGTCAAACAGTTCAATGCTGCTTTATACGTTCTTGGTCGTCAATTCAATATCAAAAGAATCCGACAAGATAATAATAATACATTCACAGGAAGCGGAAAAGCGTTTAGCAGACCTAAATCTTCCCGCAAACTGCACGATAATAAACCCTAGCTCATTGGTGGCCGTTAATATAATAAACAGCTTAACAAACAAGCCTGAATGATAAAATTTATAGTGGTGCATATGGAAAAAATAACCATAAAATCCTTTAAAAATGGCGAATATATACCAAAAGTCTACAGTTGCGAGGGGAATGACATATCACCCGAGATAACTATAGATGAGGCGTCTGAAAGCAAGTACTACATGCTTATAATGAACGACCCTGATGCGCCAATGGGCTTATTTACACATTGGGTTATATACAATATGCAATTAAAGCAGGGCCAGCTGCATGAGAATATAGAAAAGGCTCCTATAACCAAAGAGGGGTTTTATCAGGGCCATAACGATTTTGGAAAAATTGGCTATGGCGGACCATGCCCCCCAAAAGGTGACAAGCCGCACAGGTATAACTTTAACTTATACATGCAGGATAGCAAGATAGATGAAGAAGCAATAACAGTCAAAAAGGCATATGATCTAGCCTATAAATTCCTCAAGGTTGCTTCTTATCTTGGGATGTATAAACGCTGATATACAATAGATTATAGGAAAGCATAAATATTAATAATGGTAAACAGGATACTGTAATAAGAACTTAGCTGTAATGATGGCTATCTAACTTATTCAAAAATCATATAATCTGCAGGGATGGCGGAGCTTGGTCAAACGCGATGGACTCAAGATCCATTGGCTTAGGCCTGCGGGAGTTCAAATGTATAGAATAAATCTCCCTCCCTGCATATTGACTTTTATAACGATTAATCAAGGTGAAGCCTATGAAAAAAACGGTCCCTACTGCTGAAAAAAAAATAGTCAAAAAATCCAAACTCTTTGAGATACCTATATACAGCCAATCAGAGGATTTTACAAGTTCTGCTGCAAGCGTGATGATGGTGCTCAAGTATCTGAACAAGGATTACAAGATGCTTAAGGAAGACGAGTTCTCTATATGGAATGAGACAGTCTATGGAAGCGTATGGCATGGATCCAGGTACGGTATAGCTTACGCATTGGCGAAGAGAGGTGCCAAGCCATATATAGTGAGCAGCAATATAAAGGACTTAGGATACGAAAGGAAGATAGCCGTATACGAAGGCATAAACTTGGATGCATTGCAATCAGCATTTGACGAGATCAAAACTAAAATTAAGGATTATGAGGTAAAGGAAGTAAAGGGAAATGTGACCATAAACACTATAAAAAGGTACATGAGCGACAACCAAATACCTATAGTCCTGGTAAATGCCAACGTTCTCAATTCAACAGTATCTCCTAATGGCTCTCCGCAATGGGTAGTGATTAAAGGTTATGATGAAGATACATTCTACATAAATGACTCATATTCTGGAATTACCTTGATAATGGAGCCAGAGATGCTGACAAAATCTCTTGGTTATGAAGGAGAATACTACATGATATTGGTAAAAGCCAAGAAAATTAGCAGCAAGCCCACAAAAGCATCCAAATCAAAATGAACGTTTGAAGTGATAGCCTAAAATTTATTTTTTGTATTCCTAATATAAGGACCAAGCATTTTGAGATTTCTTTTTACAATTCCTGTAAAAATAAAAGCCTCAGACGGGGATCGCACCCGCGGCCTCTTGTTTTCACCTTTATTTGATAAATTACGAGACAAGCGCTCTACTACTGAGCTACTGAGGCAGACTGGAAACAGTATCAATATGTGCAATAAAATATTAAATCTTGTTGCATAAATTCCGTAAGGCTAATTTAATATAATATTTTAAGCAGTAAACTTTTATCCTTGGAATTCTAAATTCTATAAACTATTGCCCATTTAGAATTGTGCATTTATACGTAACGAAATTATTATAAACAATAAACAATAAATATAGCTGTTATAAAATATAAATCAGGTAAACTTATGGAATCTGATACTTCTGAGGATAATATAGAGGATGAAGACAATACTCAGAGTGGAAATGACTATATATCAAAGCTGCAGCAGAATAGCCAAGAGGCTGAGCAGAACAATAGCCCAGACCAGTCTGACGAACCCTCCTCTAGTAATGACAGTTCCTCTGATAATGATAAGGCCGATGATTCCAGCCCCCAACCAACTACGGATAATGATGGCAATGAAGCAATAACTGAACCTCCAAAGAAAAAGAAGCCAAAAAACATAAGCAATTTGAATATAGGATTTAAGGGAAGCAATCAAGAAGCACAGGAGGGAGAAGAAGCCAATCAAGGCAATCGGAAGCCAATACCTGAAATACCAAATCTCGATGCACCTAGCAAGCCCCCCGAAAATAATAATGAAGATAACAGCGGAATTAAATGGGATACAAGCGGTTATAACCCACATGCATACGTATCAGGATCAAATGCAAATAACCGGTCAAGTAACACCAATTACAATCAGCCGATTAGTTCTGAAGGCAAATCAATAGCAAATAATCAACCAAAAAGAAAGTTCGGGTTTCCAAACAATAAAAAATTGGCTACGGTAAAGCCAAAAGTATTATTAACAACAGAACAAGCACAGAAGCGCAATAAGAAATTCCTTCTAGTAATGGTAATTATCTTAATAGCAATAATAGCTGTAGTACTTGCTTCAACATACCTGCACCACAAAAAGGTAATTGTCCCGCCTCCTCCACCGACGCCAAAATTCCACTACATAAATAGCTGCCAAGATGTAATTAACCCCGGAGTATACTATCTGGGAGTCAATCTTACCTATTCAGGATCCAGTGGAACCTGTATAACCATAGATACAAATAATGTTGCATTTATATGTAAGGACAAAGGAATAAGTGGCAAAGGGCCTTACATTGTGACTAGCACATCCACGAATGGAGTTGTCATAAACAAGAAAAGCAATGTATCAATAAGCGGATGCAGCATAAAAGACTTCTCCTATGGGGTTTCCATCCAAAATTCTTCAGGTGTATCTATAACATTTGATAATATATCCCATAACACAATATCTAATGTTAGGATATCAGGAGGGGAAAACAATAGTGTTATAAATAACACTTTGTCGGGAGCAGGATTGGATTACGGTTCGCTTTATTTAACAGGCAATACAACAGACAATTTGGTTGAATTCAATAAGATAACTAGCAGTGCAAATTATAGCATATATGTAAATTCATCTGGAAATAAATTCTACGAAAACTACATAAACAATACTCCTTACGGGTTTTACTGTAATGTAGATTATGGACTTATAAGAAGCAATCTTGCAAAGTCAAATATATGCAATACAAATTTCGGATGTGATTTTGTAAAATGCAGCTTGTTAAACATACCGGATAATGTATCAAAGATAACCCTGACACCTTCAATAACAAGTTGCGGTTCAATAACCTCCCCTGGCGATTATTATTTAAAAAATAATATTTCTGCAGGCTACGCATATTCCAATACAAGCAGTTCTTTGGTCAAAAACATCTCATTGTATTATCCAAAATGCATAACAATTAAATCCCCAAACGTAAATTTGGACTGCAATAATTTCACCATTTACAACTCAAGCGAAGGAATATATTATTTAGGGCTGAGCAATGTTTCAATAGAAAACTGCAATTTCAGAAATGTAAACAAATCAATAAATGTTTCAATTTCGAATGACTCCAAAATAAGTAACATAAGGATAAACGACAGCAGCATATATGGAGTAGGGGTAGTATCATCGACAAAAGTTGATTTCTCAAACCTGTCAATATCTAACAGCACAAAAGGGATTAACATATTTGCAGATTCGGAGTACAATTCATTTAATAAAATAGCAGTATCAAATAATTTCTACGGTATATACCTTAACATATCAAACCTTAATGATTTCAGCAACTTCACAATAAATAAAAATACTTTTGGTGTATTCATCAACGATTCCCTTTACAACCAATTCAACAAGGGCACAATATTAAACAGCACTAAGATTGATTTATATGCACAGCCTGGCAGTATAGCGAATAAAACTACAAACCTATTTTATTCAACGGTCTGTGGTTTGAGCGATACAAAGTGGGGGGTATGCACTTACTATGTATTACCTAATCTCAAATTCTACCCTGTAGATAGCTGCTTGAACGTGACTAGATCCGGAACTTATGCACTTGATAAGAATCTTGTAACCTCAAGTTCGGACTGCATTGACATAAAAGTTCCAGATGTAAACCTCTCGTGTGGCGGATATTCTATTAGCCAACTGACTCCAGGGTATGGAAGTGCAATATATGACAAGGGAGAGAAAAATGTAACAATAAGTGGATGTGCAGTTTATACTTTCAACAAAGCCTTTGATTTTGAGGAAACTTCAAACATAAATATCTATAACTCTACGGCATCAGATCAAACACCAATATACTTTTCAGATGTTAATCATTCATATATAATAAACAATACATTCGATATATCCGGGAATACCGGTCTGATATTACGCAATGTATCAAAGAGCGTAATTTATACCAATAAAATAACCGGAAACTCAAAAGGCAGCGGGTTGGTACTTAATAACTCATACCTTAATCTGATATTTAACAATTCAATCTATTCAAACAAGATAGGGTTTGCCTTATACAATAATTCTGTAAAGAATACAATATTCAATAATACTGTACAGATAAGTTCTAATTACGACTATTACTGCTCCCCAAATGCCAGCCCTATATACTCCGAGTATAAGGGATTCAATTACGGACAGAAGGAAAATGACTGCTACTGGCTTTCTGCATTAAGCCCTACAAGCCCAAGTGCAGAGTGCTATATAGTATCAAATCCAACAACCATAAACCTGGGTGCAGATTATCTTTATAAATATGGGACAGTTTGCATGAAGATTCGTTCAAACGATGTAACATTCAACTGTGACAATCATACAGTGTCGGCTTTAAATG is a genomic window containing:
- a CDS encoding NAD-binding protein → MASFSLKLIVYIILILVTIVVGSLATYTVGNYYQVFNLKKLSYLDAVYFTVTTLSTVGSNIVPDTNLGMIFETLLIISGLGVFLGALSLIAGEVMEDRMDKLTGSIVGIQKRFFKNHIVLIGTDSVNLVLAENLKKLNKNFIILSSDSNEVDKLKNLGYKAFMVDVTSEAELKKFTLEKAFEIIIDMSNSSMLLYTFLVVNSISKESDKIIIIHSQEAEKRLADLNLPANCTIINPSSLVAVNIINSLTNKPE
- a CDS encoding YbhB/YbcL family Raf kinase inhibitor-like protein; translated protein: MEKITIKSFKNGEYIPKVYSCEGNDISPEITIDEASESKYYMLIMNDPDAPMGLFTHWVIYNMQLKQGQLHENIEKAPITKEGFYQGHNDFGKIGYGGPCPPKGDKPHRYNFNLYMQDSKIDEEAITVKKAYDLAYKFLKVASYLGMYKR
- a CDS encoding peptidase C39 family protein, which codes for MKKTVPTAEKKIVKKSKLFEIPIYSQSEDFTSSAASVMMVLKYLNKDYKMLKEDEFSIWNETVYGSVWHGSRYGIAYALAKRGAKPYIVSSNIKDLGYERKIAVYEGINLDALQSAFDEIKTKIKDYEVKEVKGNVTINTIKRYMSDNQIPIVLVNANVLNSTVSPNGSPQWVVIKGYDEDTFYINDSYSGITLIMEPEMLTKSLGYEGEYYMILVKAKKISSKPTKASKSK
- a CDS encoding right-handed parallel beta-helix repeat-containing protein yields the protein MESDTSEDNIEDEDNTQSGNDYISKLQQNSQEAEQNNSPDQSDEPSSSNDSSSDNDKADDSSPQPTTDNDGNEAITEPPKKKKPKNISNLNIGFKGSNQEAQEGEEANQGNRKPIPEIPNLDAPSKPPENNNEDNSGIKWDTSGYNPHAYVSGSNANNRSSNTNYNQPISSEGKSIANNQPKRKFGFPNNKKLATVKPKVLLTTEQAQKRNKKFLLVMVIILIAIIAVVLASTYLHHKKVIVPPPPPTPKFHYINSCQDVINPGVYYLGVNLTYSGSSGTCITIDTNNVAFICKDKGISGKGPYIVTSTSTNGVVINKKSNVSISGCSIKDFSYGVSIQNSSGVSITFDNISHNTISNVRISGGENNSVINNTLSGAGLDYGSLYLTGNTTDNLVEFNKITSSANYSIYVNSSGNKFYENYINNTPYGFYCNVDYGLIRSNLAKSNICNTNFGCDFVKCSLLNIPDNVSKITLTPSITSCGSITSPGDYYLKNNISAGYAYSNTSSSLVKNISLYYPKCITIKSPNVNLDCNNFTIYNSSEGIYYLGLSNVSIENCNFRNVNKSINVSISNDSKISNIRINDSSIYGVGVVSSTKVDFSNLSISNSTKGINIFADSEYNSFNKIAVSNNFYGIYLNISNLNDFSNFTINKNTFGVFINDSLYNQFNKGTILNSTKIDLYAQPGSIANKTTNLFYSTVCGLSDTKWGVCTYYVLPNLKFYPVDSCLNVTRSGTYALDKNLVTSSSDCIDIKVPDVNLSCGGYSISQLTPGYGSAIYDKGEKNVTISGCAVYTFNKAFDFEETSNINIYNSTASDQTPIYFSDVNHSYIINNTFDISGNTGLILRNVSKSVIYTNKITGNSKGSGLVLNNSYLNLIFNNSIYSNKIGFALYNNSVKNTIFNNTVQISSNYDYYCSPNASPIYSEYKGFNYGQKENDCYWLSALSPTSPSAECYIVSNPTTINLGADYLYKYGTVCMKIRSNDVTFNCDNHTVSALNGGTFINVSNSKNFKLENCYMQGFTAPIQVYNSSGELTNNQILVKSAYKSDAIEISNSPNMSSQNNLVYNYS